ATCCGTGCCCTCAACGATGCCTGGTTGCAGCGACGCTGGGACGATCTCGCCGCCTACTTCGACGAGCAGGTGGTCATGCTCATGCCCTTCGGCGATGAGAAGCTCGAAGGCCGCGAAGCGATGATGGCGAGCTACCGCGAGTTCGTCGATGCCGCCACGGACATCCAGCTCACGATCAACAGCATCGATACGCAGGACTACGGCCCCACCGCCGTGTGCCACATGAGCTTCGAGGT
The DNA window shown above is from Pseudomonadota bacterium and carries:
- a CDS encoding nuclear transport factor 2 family protein — protein: MEAESTIRALNDAWLQRRWDDLAAYFDEQVVMLMPFGDEKLEGREAMMASYREFVDAATDIQLTINSIDTQDYGPTAVCHMSFEVDFTLDGEREKSEGLEVYVLHADPGQPPRVVWRTQRVHSEAPVIALEA